A stretch of Balearica regulorum gibbericeps isolate bBalReg1 chromosome 28, bBalReg1.pri, whole genome shotgun sequence DNA encodes these proteins:
- the S100A14 gene encoding protein S100-A14 isoform X2, with protein sequence MGQCNCRKKRKDCQELTDVERAIETVINQFHCYAVKGQKEYLTPNEMQELVVQKLPHLGKCVGPLEEKIECMGDPDEAKLEFGEYWDMMGDAAKGCRRK encoded by the exons ATGGGCCAGTGCAACTGCCGCAAGAAGCGCAAG GACTGCCAGGAGCTCACTGACGTGGAGCGGGCCATCGAGACCGTCATCAACCAGTTCCACTGCTACGCGGTGAAGGGGCAGAAGGAGTACCTAACGCCCAACGAGatgcaggagctggtggtgcAGAAGCTGCCCCACCTGGGGAAG TGTGTTGGACCACTGGAGGAGAAGATCGAATGCATGGGAGACCCTGACGAGGCCAAGCTGGAGTTCGGAGAGTACTGGGACATGATGGGGGATGCGGCCAAGGGCTGCCGGAGGAAGTAG
- the S100A14 gene encoding protein S100-A14 isoform X1: MGVCTQGSRHPSAPLPFPLPRSALPRLAAGAGMLLPPGRVPAAHRIPALLPRPALSPGAEGGGTTPKPRAEPGFLPPASSPRPRRRGQTHRCCHRGPTDPARTSMGQCNCRKKRKDCQELTDVERAIETVINQFHCYAVKGQKEYLTPNEMQELVVQKLPHLGKCVGPLEEKIECMGDPDEAKLEFGEYWDMMGDAAKGCRRK, encoded by the exons ATGGGGGTCTGCACCCAGGGGTCCCGCCACCCCTCTGCACCCCTCCCCTTCCCGCTCCCACGCTCGGCTCTGCCACGACTTGCTGCCGGggcagggatgctcctgccGCCGGGACGTGTCCCGGCAGCTCACCGCATCCCGGCACTCCTTCCTCGCCCTGCTCTCAGTCCCGGTGCCGAAGGAGGGGGAACTACCCCCAAGCCGAGAGCTGAGCCTGGCTTTCTTCCCCCCGCCAGCTCCCCAAGACCCCGCCGGAGaggacagacccaccgctgCTGCCACCGAGGACCGACAGACCCTGCGAGAACCAGCATGGGCCAGTGCAACTGCCGCAAGAAGCGCAAG GACTGCCAGGAGCTCACTGACGTGGAGCGGGCCATCGAGACCGTCATCAACCAGTTCCACTGCTACGCGGTGAAGGGGCAGAAGGAGTACCTAACGCCCAACGAGatgcaggagctggtggtgcAGAAGCTGCCCCACCTGGGGAAG TGTGTTGGACCACTGGAGGAGAAGATCGAATGCATGGGAGACCCTGACGAGGCCAAGCTGGAGTTCGGAGAGTACTGGGACATGATGGGGGATGCGGCCAAGGGCTGCCGGAGGAAGTAG